A region from the Algoriphagus machipongonensis genome encodes:
- a CDS encoding glycosyltransferase, producing the protein MLTSESVTIICICFNQEEWVEECLESVRLQDYSWKELIVIDNGSKDKSLDVIQNWINEKSGTLSVQLISHDEPLSYPVAFNAALGQVKSQYVVDLAGDDVFYPDHLSMSIDCLKQSPEAAFVFSDAYILEESGLIQTFYKRGNGGELRKQIEIERIYETLVQYHYICSPTIVFNRPILVKEGGYDENLSYEDFDIQVRLAREYPVVFSDHVGVLKRKHSESLSSRQYTPYHSVMLPSTLLVCQKIKEMNESESENKALEKRLLYELKHALWSGNFEVAEGFIELGKELGIKSLMFGIYKIWSKTKLDLAWLYVRIT; encoded by the coding sequence ATGCTTACATCTGAGTCGGTTACAATCATTTGTATTTGCTTCAATCAAGAAGAATGGGTTGAGGAATGTCTGGAAAGTGTGAGGCTTCAGGATTATTCTTGGAAGGAATTAATTGTGATTGACAATGGGAGCAAGGATAAATCCCTGGATGTAATCCAAAATTGGATTAACGAGAAATCCGGGACTTTATCAGTACAGCTTATTTCACATGATGAACCTTTGTCCTATCCTGTAGCATTTAATGCTGCCTTGGGCCAAGTAAAAAGCCAATATGTGGTCGACCTTGCAGGAGATGACGTATTCTATCCAGATCATTTATCAATGTCAATAGATTGCCTAAAGCAATCTCCAGAAGCTGCCTTTGTTTTTTCAGATGCTTATATTTTGGAGGAAAGCGGACTTATTCAGACTTTTTATAAGAGGGGGAATGGAGGAGAGTTAAGAAAGCAAATTGAAATTGAGCGTATTTATGAAACCTTGGTTCAATATCATTATATCTGCTCACCGACCATTGTTTTCAATAGACCCATTTTAGTAAAAGAGGGGGGCTATGATGAGAACTTAAGTTATGAAGATTTTGATATACAGGTTCGGTTAGCAAGAGAATATCCCGTCGTTTTTTCGGATCATGTAGGGGTGTTAAAAAGAAAACACTCCGAATCACTTTCTAGCAGACAATATACTCCATACCACTCTGTAATGTTACCAAGCACGCTGCTTGTTTGTCAAAAAATCAAAGAGATGAATGAAAGTGAGAGTGAGAATAAAGCACTTGAAAAAAGATTACTATACGAACTCAAGCATGCATTATGGTCAGGGAATTTTGAAGTGGCCGAAGGCTTTATTGAGCTTGGAAAAGAGCTGGGAATAAAGAGTCTTATGTTTGGGATATATAAGATTTGGTCGAAAACTAAGCTTGATTTAGCTTGGCTATATGTTAGAATTACCTGA
- a CDS encoding sugar 3,4-ketoisomerase translates to MGLEENAEIISERLPYIIEFSGHSTENGALHFLENEVLFPNGILRCFWISNVKSGETRGDHAHYKESQVIVAMAGKLTIEVTTCDKRKLNFILDSSSKGLVVPPLNWLSIQFSENAVLLGLGDQKFSEQDYIRNKLEFDNIQKGI, encoded by the coding sequence ATGGGATTAGAAGAAAATGCTGAAATAATATCAGAAAGATTACCCTATATAATTGAGTTTTCAGGCCATAGCACCGAAAATGGAGCCTTGCATTTTCTGGAAAACGAAGTCTTGTTTCCGAATGGAATCCTCAGGTGTTTTTGGATTTCCAATGTAAAATCTGGGGAAACCCGAGGTGACCATGCTCATTATAAAGAATCTCAGGTGATTGTTGCAATGGCAGGTAAATTAACTATTGAGGTTACCACTTGCGATAAACGTAAATTGAATTTCATTTTAGACTCCTCTTCCAAAGGCTTGGTTGTTCCTCCTTTGAATTGGTTGTCAATTCAGTTTAGTGAAAATGCAGTTTTACTTGGTTTAGGAGACCAAAAGTTTTCAGAACAAGATTATATCAGAAACAAATTAGAGTTTGACAACATACAAAAAGGAATTTAG